TACCACTCAATCCCTACACAAGTGTCGATGCTTTCCATCAAGCACAAGGCTTGGCGGATGCGTGGGCAAAAGAAACGGGCAGACCTCTTGCGGATATCCGTTTATTAGCAGAGCGCTATGGTTTGGAAGCTGCGGAAATTCTTAACAAGTATCCGGAAAATTATTCTTATTGGCAGCTTGAGGCCGCTCAAGCCATCGATATGACGATGTGTTTGCATATGAGCGATTTTTACGCGCGCCGTGTGCCGCTCTTTTTGGCGGATCGCAATCATGGTGTGAAGTTCATGGATGAAATCGGCGCCGTCTTCCAGGAAAAACTAGGATGGAACGAAGCTCGTCTTAAAGAAGAAAAACATTTGCTTACGGAATACATGGCTCATGAAGTGGAATGGAAAAAACACTTCTAGAGATTTATTGATTCTCTTGGCTGATCAGGTTCACATAGTTTTTCGCAAGATCCAGGAAGTTTTGATAGGAGTCGGATTTGTCCAGGCTCTTAAGAAGTTTTGCGCCTTCTTGTTGACCTCCATGTTTTAAACCCATTTGATTTGCCAAATAAAGAGACATCTCCTGTCCATCTTGAATGTCTTTTTTGCTGACAGCTTTTGCCGGATCAAGATCAAAATAGGTATTAAATCTTTCTCGAACCAAGAACACGTCATTGCCACTTTGAAGAAAACCATAAGGGCCCGCGACTTTTTCTGACGGACGGTATATTTTACTTACGTCGTTAAAACGGTCCAATGCGGCTGGTTGTGCGGCAAAGAGAGAAGATGCAGGATCAGTTTCCAGTTTGAATTCCCAAACATGTCTTTTGCTATTTTTTTCTAGCAAAAACCAGAAACGGGGAAGTCCCATACTGCCACCCGAATCTTTGATGCGATAACCAACATCTAAAATCGAATAGTCTTGCATAAGATTATTAAAAGTCTCCAATGACCTTTGATAAAGATCTTGAACCTCTTTAGGGGCCGTTGATAGCGAAGACACAGGAGCATTCCCGCTGAACTTTTTATTCTGCGTAATTTTATCTAGATACTTCCCCTGTCGCTCTGAGAATTTGTCAGCCGATTTTGACTCTACAGAAGTAAGATAATCTGGTTTGGACATGGTCTGGCCAGATAAGCCGTCTAAATAAGATTTGTAAAGATCCTTGGGGTGCACTTTAAAATCTGAGATTTGGTTTCCAACAAAGTACCTTAAAAAATCTCCAGCCAAAGGAGCATTCACACCGGAATCATCAACGTCGATCAATGCGTATTCGCGTTTGCCATTTTTAAGAGGAATATCTCCAAAATTTAAAATGTGCGGGTCACCAGAAACAACGCCACGGGCTTCAAGCAGTGGTGATTTTTGCGAACGCAGCCAATTCCAGTAATGAGGCGCGTTCGAACGAAAACCCATAAATAAATCTGCAGAAACTTTTCTCCAAGAACCATCAATCGCTAGAGACTTTGCGGGAACACCTTCGGAAAATAAAGAGCGGCACGCGGAGCCTTCAGCATGAACAGAACCTGGCGCTAAAACGGTCAGCGACGTCAAAACGCTCGACAGGAAAAGTTGCTGAGATATCGCTAAAACATTTTTTAGTAAGGGTTTTGTCATATCTTTTTTAAGAATTCAAAAAGAGGGCCTAAGCGCATCTCTTAATTGCGTCACCACTGTCTAAGAATAAGACACTTTTCCTTACAGTCACGTAAAGATCTCCTTTTTAAATGCAGCCCGCATTGCAGGAAAGTGGCCCCCTATTTGCTTTCTCTTCCCCGAGGATGTTTTTTCTAAAAAGACGGGTTTGTTATGAAATTGAATGTGCCTTTAGCAATGACGATTTTCACGTTGGCTCTCAGTGCTTGCTCAAACGGCGGCGGTGGTGGAGGCACTCCTGTCACTCCCATTACGCCGAACGCTCCAGCTCCGACGACAACGGTTCCTGATGTCCCTGGCGAATTTACTTATGAGTATAAATTCAACGGTTGCTCTACAGGAAAACACAAACTCTTATCTAAAAAAGAATTTTGTGATGCCCTTTTAAACGATACACTTAATAACGGTTGTGCTCGTGAACTTCGAATTGAAAATTACAATCGCAGTTGCACAACTCTTCAACCAGCCAACCCTGGAGCCTTACCAGCGGCCAGCACGGCTCGTTGTATCGTGAACGGAATGGATTTGAAAGATCGCACGTTCCTCGACAACATCAATCCTTTTAATCCACAAAGACGTCAAAGCTTCCGCGATATTTTCTGGGATGCTCATAGACAGCAGTCTTACAATATTCTTTTTTCTGCGGTCGATTCTTATGGCAAAGCGAGCTTCATCATGACGCCTTCCTCAGGAACTTATTCGGCTATGGGTCAAATTCAGTTGCAGCAGAAGAAAGGAATGGACACATTCTCTGTGACTTCTGGTTTGGGTTCGCAGATTCGCATGGTTGTGACGAACTACAATATGGAAAAGGAAGTCGAGACGGTGTGTCTTTCTGACAAGTCGTTCAAAAAACCGAAAGTCGACTTGAGTCGTGTGCGCTGTACCTACCGCTTGGGTGACATGAGCGATCGCAACCCTTCCAAAGAAGAGATTTTTGCTTGGGATACTCGTCACGAAATTCAAAAAGAAATTTTCCGCAGTCGTCAGAGAGAATCCATTGTCGTTCGTCTGAAACCCGCTTCCCAAGGGCAAGAGGAGCGAGTGGAGATTGAAGCAATTGAGGTGGATTTAGATAAAACTTTGAAAGCGGAAAGTACTTTGAACGAAGGCCTGCAAGTTCGCTATCAAGGTCGTCAGTCCAGGACTGATCTTGTGGTCTCTTGTGCACCCGCGTCAAAATAACTGAAATTAGGTCTAAATATCTGCATTGACTCTGCTTTTCATCGCTCCTAGACTTGGAATGAAAAGTGAGAGTCAGCATGAGTTTTTTTGACAAAGTTCAAGATTATTTTTCGAATGATATTGCCATCGACCTTGGCACCGCGAACACCCTAGTTTACGTCAAAGGACGCGGGATTATTCTCGATGAGCCTTCTGTTGTTGCGGTTCAAAAAAATTATCGCGGAATGCAGAATCGTGTTCTTGCTGTAGGTAAAGAAGCCAAGGACATGCTTGGTCGTACACCTGGAAGCATCGTTGCGATTCGTCCGATTAAAGACGGTGTTATCGCCGACTTCGAAGTGACTCAATCCATGCTTAAATATTTCATCGGAAAATCTTTGGGCGAGAAAAAATCTTTCATCCGCCCACGCATCATCATCTGCGTTCCTTACGGAATCACTCAAGTTGAAAAACGCGCGGTGAAAGAAGCAGCTCAATCAGCGGGCGCTCGTGAAGTGTACTTGATCGAAGAGCCAATGGCAGCGGCGATCGGTGCAGGTCTTCCAATTACTGAACCATCAGGCAACATGGTTGTTGATATGGGCGGTGGTACAACAGGTGTCGCTGTGATTTCTTTGGGCGGTATCGTTTACTGTAAATCAATCAAAGTTGCCGGTGATAAATTTGATGAAGCGATCGTGAACTACGTTCGTCGCCAATTCAACTTGTTGATCGGTGAAAGAACTGCTGAAAATATCAAAATCCAAATCGGAAATGCTTATCCATTCGAAGAAGAAAAATCCATGGAGATCAAAGGCCGTGACCTCGTAGCGGGCGCGCCTAAGACAATCGAAATCACTTCTTCTCAAGTGAACGATGCTTTGATGGATCCTTTGTCTGAAGTTGTCGACGCTGTTCGCACAGCACTTGAAAAAACTCCGCCAGAACTTGCTTCTGATATCGTGGACAACGGTATCGTGTTGACGGGCGGGGGAGCTTTGCTGGCGAACCTGGATGTTCTTTTGAGAGAGAGAACTGGACTCCCAGTTTCCATCGCGGAAGATCCATTGAGCTGTGTTGTGATGGGTTCGGGCAAAGTTCTCGACCAGCTAGACCTTCTCAGACAGCTTACAGTCGATTAGTATTAAGAAGTTGCTTCCAATTTTTGAACAGCTTCTCTTGTAAAAAAGGTGTCAATGACTGAGGCCGACGTACAATCTATCGCTTTGTTTTTCTACTTTGCTTTGCTCGATGATCAAAAAGCGATAGAGGCTTCATCTCAGGCTCTGGCCCTTGGTCGAGCTCGCAAACAAAGAAATCCTGACTTAAAAAATTCTGTCGCAATTGTGGCTGCCACCAAATCAGTGTGGGACCGCTACAAAGCGCGTGTAGCTCGCGGTCGTCCGAACACATCTGTTGAATCCGGTTGGTTGATTCCCGAAGGCTTAGATCTAGGCCCTTGGCGCGAATTTCAGAAATCGGCTTCCGAGGACGAGCTTTTAACTGTGATCTGGTCTAAAATTTTAAGAATTGAAGATGATGATATTTCAGAAGGCTTGGGGATTACTCAAGGTACGATTCGCTATCGTTTAGGAAGAGCGCTTCGTAAATTGGGAAGCATGACTCAAGGTGTGAGTAAGTTAAAGCATGGCTCAGCAGGAAAATAAAATTCCACTTTCCAAAAAAGGCAAAAGGGAGATTTCTCCTTTTATTGGTCATGAACTTCTTTATGACTATCTTTCTGGAAGTCTAGATAAAGAACGTCGCGCGGCCGTTGAAGATCACGTGAAATTTTCGCGAGACGCTCAATTGGACCTAACGAAAATTCAGAATGGTCAAACCTATGCGGAGCGATTGGCCGACACAGTGGTGTCTCAACCGATCATTGCGCAAATCAGTGCTCCTTCAAGTTATCTTTCAGTTCTTATGCAAAAATCCAACTTCGATAAATGGCCGCAAGGCTTGAAGTGGGGATTGGAAGCTCTTGTTGTCGTTGTCGCTATCGTGACTCTGCTCACTGTGACTCCATGGCAAAAAGTCATGCAGTTGGGCGTAGGAACGGGATCTAAAGAAGTTGTTTTGGCGGAAGTTTCTAAAAATACTTCATCAGAGCCCTCTCCGGCGATTGAAGAAAAACCTGAATTCGTCGATGAAGGCGTAAGCAAGGAAACTTCGAAAGAACACGGAAAAGAAACAGCGAAAGAAACAACCGTTGCTAAAACGACTGAAACTCCAAAAGCTTCACCGACGGCAGCAGCAACTGTTGCAGCGACAACCGCAGTTCCTAAAAAAGAAGAAAAAACAGCAGCGCCAGAGACAGCTCCAGCCGCAGCCTCTGGCGGATTTCTTTATCGTGGTGAAATTGCGGTGACTAATATTGATGTCATCGGTCCGAAGATCACTGAAAAAATCAATGAACTTGGCGGTCGTAAAGCCGGTTCGGTGGAACTTGGTTGGAAAAAAACTCCAGGCTCTATGTACTATCACTTCACAATTCCTGAAGCAAAATATCAGGATCTACTGACGTTCTTAGGAACTTATGGAAAACCTAAGATCGGTAAAGAAAAACATCCGCGCGTTATGCCTGACGGGATCGTGCGTATGATTATCACAGTGGATGAAGCTAAAAAGTGAAAACCCTAAGGAAGAAACCTAAAAGATCATTGCGTACGATCTTGATCGTTTGGTTTGTTCTTTTCTCTGTCGTTCCTCTGGCCTTCGTTACAATTTATTCGATGGTGAAGTATGAAAAAGCCATCGACCATGAGTTATCCCAACGTTTAAGTGGCAACGCCCGTGAAATCGAGTTGGTTCTTTCAGATTTACGCGCAAGCCTTCAACAAAAACGCGATAAGTACATTCGTGATCCAAGTTTGATTTATCACGTGACCGTTGGAGACGGCGCGACGATTCGTTCCCTGACTTCACAGTGGATTAAGACGGATAATATTTCTAGTCTCACGTTCTTTGATCGCGAAGGCCGCATGCTCGCTTCTGTTTTTAAGGATGACAAAGACAATGTGCGCAGTTTCGTGCCTGTTCAAGACGCCGTATTTTTATCCGCGAAATACATGGCGCAAGTGAAAGATGAAAAAGAAATCGCACTTGCAGAGTTCGGCGAAAATCAAAAACTCAATCTCATCCTCATTTCCAAGATCACAGGAGCCGGGGGACGCTCTGTCGGTTATGTGGAACAGATTGTGGATTTAGATAAAGCCTTTGCTAACAAAATGAAGAACCGCCTGAAATTGGAGCTGATCGTGTTTAAGGAAGGCGGTCAGGTTGTGGTGGCAAGCCATCCGGATTTTTATCTCTATAAAAAAGATTTCTTTAAGCCTTATTTCCGTCCTGGTGCAGAGCCCTTCTTTGATTTGAATGTGCGCACAACTCCTTATGGATTTTTAATTTATCCGATTGATTGGGGTATCACTAAATTCTACGTGGCACTCGGAGCTTCAAAAAGTGAAGCGAAAGCCGTTCTTAAGAACGTAAACTATGCGTTTATTACGGTCGTCGGTGCCGTCATTCTACTTTTGATTCTAACAATTCTTGTGACTTCAAGCTGGGTGTTGAAGCCGCTCTATGATTTGGTAGAAGCCCTGCAATCTTTCGAGTCACAAGAACAGTTAGTCACCATTCCCGTAAAAAACGATACAGAGATTGGCCTTCTTACTGAATCTTTCAATGAGATGAGTAAAAAAATCTGGCAAGCGCGTTCGGATCTTCGTAAAAAAATCACGGAACTAGAAGCTGCCAATAAAGAACTCAAAGATACGCAAACAAAACTCGTTCACTCAGCAAAAATGGTCAGCTTGGGTCAACTTGTGGCAGGTGTTGCGCATGAGTTGAATAATCCGATTGGATTTATTTACAGCAATATGACTCATCTTAAAGAGTATTCAGAAAAATTGATTGAGCTTGCGGAAGTCGCTGAAAAAGATCCTCCGAAGCTACATGCTCTTAAAGAGGAATACGAATTTGATTACATCGTTAAGGATCTTCCGAAACTGGTAGCGTCTTGCCAAGACGGTGCACGCCGCACGCGTGACATTGTTTTGGGCTTAAGAAATTTCTCTCGTTTGGAAGAGGCAAAACTGCAAGAAATCGACGTTCATCAAAGTCTCGATACAACGCTCAATCTTTTGCAGGGGGAAATCAAAAACCGTATTGAGATTCACAGACAGTATGAACCAACTCCATTGATTCACTGTTATGCAAGTCAGATCAATCAGGTCTTCATGAACATTCTGTCGAATGCAGTTCAGGCCATTGAAGGCACGGGACATATTTGGATTTCAACGACAGCTTTGAAAGACTACAAAGGCTCCAAAGATCGTCGCGGTTGGGTGCAAGTCTCAATTCAAGACAGCGGCAAAGGCATGTCAGCAGAGACTTTGGAGAAAATTTTCGATCCATTCTTCACCACTAAAGGTGTGGGGCAGGGAACGGGTCTTGGACTGAGTATTTCTTACGGTATCGTGCAAAATCACGGGGGAGAAATTCAAGCGCGCTCGGAAGTGGGCGTGGGCACTGAGTTTATCGTGATTATCCCTGTTTATCCGCCCATCCAAGAAAAGAATCCTCAACCTTTGGCCTAAAGCTTTCGTCTAGATTCTCCGAGAAGTTTGATATGAAGCTTCTGGGATGCGTTCTTATTACTCTCGGTTCCTCAACAGTCTTTGCTAAAAGCAAAAGTCTTTATCTTGCAGGAACAGTTCCCCTCCGTGCAGAAGTCAGCATTGAGACTTCTAAAGAGGGCTCTGCCAAAGTTGTTTCGAAAAGTTCTCCAGAGCTCAAAGTAAAAATTCAAAAACGCTCGCCAGCTTCCATCGTTGAGGTCTCTGCACCTTAAGAATCGTACCTATTGCCTAAAGGCTAGTTGTTCATATTCACCCAAAATGGCGATATTCGCGTCGTCATTCTTCGCATAACCTAAATTATATGATCAAAAATCTGTTAAGAGGCTTAGTTCCTCTGGCTTTTATTCTTCCGAGCGTTTCATTCGCGTTTCGTCTTTCTCCCATGGTCATCCGCTTTTCCCCGACCGGTTCCGGAGCTACACAGGTTCTGACTTTGGAAAATCCCGGTGGAGAAAAAACGCCCATTCAAATAGAAGCTTTCACGCGTACTGAAAATGAAAAGGGTGAAGAGGTTCGAAAAAAAACGGATGACTTCACGATTTATCCAGAACAAGTCGTCCTTCTTCCTAATGAAAAAAGAAACGTGCGTGTGACTTGGTCGGGCGACATCAATGCCACTGAAAAATCGTATCGCATTATTGCTTCGCAACTTCCGGTGGAATTCCGGGACAGAAATTTCAAACCCAAAAAAGCGGGCGTAAATCTAAATTTTCTTCTTCAGTATGTTGCTTCGGCGTATGTGACGCCCGAAGGAGCTGTGGCGAAAATAAAAGTGAAAGATGTAAAACATATCGATGCAAAAAAGATTTCCGTCACAGTGGTGAACGAAGGAACAGCACACAAAGTTTTAAAAGTAAAAAAACTTAAACTCTTTGCCGGAGACAAACTCGTTTCTGAAATCGAAAATCCTAAAGAGTTCGATAGCATAAATTTACTTCCAGGTTCGCAAAAAAATATTACCGTTGTTTCGTCAAAAGAAGTCACAGGTTCTCCTTCGCGTGGAGAGCTGGAGCTTGCGGAGATCGGTGATTGAGATATTTTCTAAGTC
This region of Bdellovibrio sp. BCCA genomic DNA includes:
- a CDS encoding rod shape-determining protein produces the protein MSFFDKVQDYFSNDIAIDLGTANTLVYVKGRGIILDEPSVVAVQKNYRGMQNRVLAVGKEAKDMLGRTPGSIVAIRPIKDGVIADFEVTQSMLKYFIGKSLGEKKSFIRPRIIICVPYGITQVEKRAVKEAAQSAGAREVYLIEEPMAAAIGAGLPITEPSGNMVVDMGGGTTGVAVISLGGIVYCKSIKVAGDKFDEAIVNYVRRQFNLLIGERTAENIKIQIGNAYPFEEEKSMEIKGRDLVAGAPKTIEITSSQVNDALMDPLSEVVDAVRTALEKTPPELASDIVDNGIVLTGGGALLANLDVLLRERTGLPVSIAEDPLSCVVMGSGKVLDQLDLLRQLTVD
- a CDS encoding zf-HC2 domain-containing protein, with protein sequence MAQQENKIPLSKKGKREISPFIGHELLYDYLSGSLDKERRAAVEDHVKFSRDAQLDLTKIQNGQTYAERLADTVVSQPIIAQISAPSSYLSVLMQKSNFDKWPQGLKWGLEALVVVVAIVTLLTVTPWQKVMQLGVGTGSKEVVLAEVSKNTSSEPSPAIEEKPEFVDEGVSKETSKEHGKETAKETTVAKTTETPKASPTAAATVAATTAVPKKEEKTAAPETAPAAASGGFLYRGEIAVTNIDVIGPKITEKINELGGRKAGSVELGWKKTPGSMYYHFTIPEAKYQDLLTFLGTYGKPKIGKEKHPRVMPDGIVRMIITVDEAKK
- a CDS encoding HAMP domain-containing sensor histidine kinase, coding for MKTLRKKPKRSLRTILIVWFVLFSVVPLAFVTIYSMVKYEKAIDHELSQRLSGNAREIELVLSDLRASLQQKRDKYIRDPSLIYHVTVGDGATIRSLTSQWIKTDNISSLTFFDREGRMLASVFKDDKDNVRSFVPVQDAVFLSAKYMAQVKDEKEIALAEFGENQKLNLILISKITGAGGRSVGYVEQIVDLDKAFANKMKNRLKLELIVFKEGGQVVVASHPDFYLYKKDFFKPYFRPGAEPFFDLNVRTTPYGFLIYPIDWGITKFYVALGASKSEAKAVLKNVNYAFITVVGAVILLLILTILVTSSWVLKPLYDLVEALQSFESQEQLVTIPVKNDTEIGLLTESFNEMSKKIWQARSDLRKKITELEAANKELKDTQTKLVHSAKMVSLGQLVAGVAHELNNPIGFIYSNMTHLKEYSEKLIELAEVAEKDPPKLHALKEEYEFDYIVKDLPKLVASCQDGARRTRDIVLGLRNFSRLEEAKLQEIDVHQSLDTTLNLLQGEIKNRIEIHRQYEPTPLIHCYASQINQVFMNILSNAVQAIEGTGHIWISTTALKDYKGSKDRRGWVQVSIQDSGKGMSAETLEKIFDPFFTTKGVGQGTGLGLSISYGIVQNHGGEIQARSEVGVGTEFIVIIPVYPPIQEKNPQPLA
- a CDS encoding fimbria/pilus periplasmic chaperone, producing MIKNLLRGLVPLAFILPSVSFAFRLSPMVIRFSPTGSGATQVLTLENPGGEKTPIQIEAFTRTENEKGEEVRKKTDDFTIYPEQVVLLPNEKRNVRVTWSGDINATEKSYRIIASQLPVEFRDRNFKPKKAGVNLNFLLQYVASAYVTPEGAVAKIKVKDVKHIDAKKISVTVVNEGTAHKVLKVKKLKLFAGDKLVSEIENPKEFDSINLLPGSQKNITVVSSKEVTGSPSRGELELAEIGD